From the Polyangiaceae bacterium genome, one window contains:
- a CDS encoding SUMF1/EgtB/PvdO family nonheme iron enzyme, with protein sequence MYSARVAVALLAVGMGCGFLWNCAPEELAYGPTQTGDASAGGGGSGGDAATSDATAWPEICGNGVDDDNNGKTDCEDPVCNEFACVPTAPAGWSGPYAVFAASPDTLPDCPDGLELVSDQYRDLRYSPSTCSACSCGNPTGLSCVATAALSATDCASLTTTESLTGSCTTHGLGATLAAVQVSFDANGSCGPGTQPTPGKDTPSWASGYRICKSKAPAAPAGCASGEVCAPSAAGAEACVISAGDTACPAAFPDRRLVYASQDDSRGCSACSCSFSGGCSGTVRGYSDAACGSQVFSVSAGCSATPNAQTLSMTTSSLDGSCVAGASTPNGCVLPATPTTMCCVAGADTCPSGKGPDMVRVPVAGGGSYCVDSTEVTNVQYADFLATSPAPPTLPECAFKSNLTPGSTWPDPDLNEPVNFVDWCDAYAYCAWAGKRLCGAVGGGPVPTSAVATSAGQWYGACSAGGSLEYAYGDQVVNGICATTVVNVKASPCCQGPYSDLYDMIGFMREWVDSCTGTSGGSDNCFTMGRPKCTSNQAANRSQRNAEIGFRCCAP encoded by the coding sequence GTGTATTCGGCGCGCGTCGCGGTCGCCCTCTTGGCAGTGGGGATGGGGTGTGGGTTCTTGTGGAACTGTGCGCCTGAAGAGCTTGCCTACGGTCCGACGCAGACTGGGGACGCCAGCGCGGGCGGTGGCGGCAGTGGCGGGGACGCCGCTACCTCGGACGCGACCGCCTGGCCGGAGATCTGCGGCAATGGTGTCGACGACGACAACAACGGCAAGACGGACTGTGAAGATCCCGTCTGCAACGAGTTTGCCTGCGTGCCAACGGCCCCCGCTGGCTGGTCCGGGCCCTACGCCGTGTTCGCTGCCTCTCCCGACACCCTTCCGGATTGTCCCGACGGACTCGAGCTGGTCTCGGATCAATACCGTGACCTGCGCTATTCACCGAGCACCTGCTCCGCTTGCAGCTGCGGCAATCCGACGGGCCTGTCGTGCGTGGCGACCGCCGCCCTTTCCGCGACGGACTGCGCGTCGCTGACAACGACCGAGTCGTTGACGGGAAGCTGCACGACCCACGGACTGGGCGCCACCCTGGCGGCGGTGCAGGTGTCCTTCGATGCGAACGGCTCCTGTGGGCCTGGCACACAACCGACTCCCGGCAAGGACACGCCGAGCTGGGCGAGCGGGTATCGCATCTGCAAGAGCAAGGCTCCCGCGGCCCCTGCCGGTTGCGCTTCTGGCGAAGTGTGCGCACCCAGCGCTGCAGGGGCGGAGGCCTGTGTGATCTCCGCGGGAGACACCGCGTGCCCCGCAGCGTTTCCGGACCGACGACTCGTGTACGCGTCTCAGGACGACTCGCGGGGATGTTCCGCTTGCTCCTGTAGTTTCTCGGGCGGCTGTTCGGGAACCGTGCGTGGATACTCCGACGCCGCCTGCGGTTCCCAGGTATTTTCCGTGTCCGCGGGCTGTTCCGCAACGCCCAACGCGCAGACCCTCAGCATGACTACGTCGAGCCTCGACGGCTCGTGCGTCGCAGGCGCCAGCACGCCCAATGGCTGCGTGCTGCCCGCGACTCCCACGACCATGTGCTGCGTCGCGGGCGCTGACACGTGCCCCAGTGGCAAGGGTCCGGACATGGTGCGAGTCCCCGTTGCCGGCGGAGGAAGCTACTGCGTCGATTCCACGGAAGTGACCAACGTACAGTACGCGGACTTCCTGGCGACGAGCCCCGCGCCGCCGACGTTGCCGGAGTGCGCGTTCAAGTCCAACCTGACTCCGGGGTCGACGTGGCCGGATCCCGATCTCAACGAACCGGTGAACTTCGTCGACTGGTGCGATGCCTACGCCTACTGCGCCTGGGCGGGCAAGCGCCTTTGCGGTGCCGTGGGAGGCGGTCCCGTTCCCACGTCAGCCGTCGCAACCTCCGCTGGGCAATGGTACGGCGCGTGTAGCGCGGGCGGCAGCCTCGAGTACGCCTATGGCGATCAGGTAGTCAACGGGATCTGTGCGACGACGGTGGTGAACGTGAAGGCGTCACCCTGCTGTCAGGGGCCGTACTCGGACCTCTACGACATGATCGGGTTCATGCGCGAGTGGGTGGACTCCTGCACGGGAACGTCCGGTGGGAGCGACAACTGCTTCACTATGGGGCGACCCAAGTGCACGAGCAACCAGGCGGCCAATCGCAGCCAGCGCAACGCGGAGATCGGCTTCCGCTGCTGCGCCCCGTGA
- a CDS encoding DUF1015 domain-containing protein: protein MLVAPLDPLCFDATLLPKVVAPPYDVIDAGLRARLAARDPHNIVHLDLPEGDGDARYAHARELFQAWQADGVLRRLGEPAFWRYAQTFDPPGGGARCSRRGFFGLVRAVPFSTGTVLPHERTLSGPKADRIKLSRATRATLSPQFMLYSDPSHSLDPVLDTARPFAQFTTDDGVEHELSRVTDSAAIATISRGLESSRLLIADGHHRYETAVTLADEIDAEARARGPVSELGEHRYTPVFLTNGDDPALMVFPTHRLIHSLPRFDFDTLCQGARAIFEVKPLEGAVREWTAALARAGTSSVCAVAPDGRAALLCLRPDADLGKHPVLSRRPDVLRSTAVALLHDGILEHLLGITPEAQAAKTNIRYLQDASTGVDMLRAGKGQGLFMLNATPIRTIREVAESGEVMPQKSTFFYPKVPTGLLIHTLRPDVAVRAG, encoded by the coding sequence ATGCTCGTCGCGCCGCTCGATCCTCTGTGCTTCGATGCCACACTGCTGCCGAAGGTGGTTGCGCCACCTTACGACGTGATCGACGCCGGGCTGCGTGCACGCCTCGCAGCGCGTGACCCACACAACATCGTGCATCTGGACTTGCCCGAGGGCGACGGGGACGCTCGCTATGCCCACGCGCGCGAGCTATTCCAGGCGTGGCAGGCCGACGGCGTCCTCCGTCGGCTCGGTGAGCCAGCCTTTTGGCGCTACGCCCAGACCTTCGATCCACCCGGCGGGGGAGCGCGCTGCAGTCGCCGCGGCTTCTTCGGCTTGGTGCGTGCAGTTCCGTTCTCGACGGGTACGGTGCTTCCCCACGAGCGGACCTTGAGCGGGCCGAAAGCAGACCGCATCAAGCTGTCGCGGGCGACGCGAGCGACGCTCTCGCCGCAGTTCATGCTGTACTCGGATCCAAGCCATTCCCTGGATCCGGTGCTGGACACCGCGCGACCCTTCGCCCAGTTCACCACCGATGACGGCGTGGAACACGAGCTTTCGCGCGTCACCGACTCGGCCGCTATCGCGACCATCAGCCGCGGACTCGAAAGCTCCAGGTTGCTGATTGCGGACGGGCATCATCGCTACGAGACCGCGGTCACCCTCGCAGACGAGATCGACGCCGAGGCGCGCGCGCGAGGCCCTGTGTCGGAGCTGGGTGAACACCGCTACACGCCGGTCTTCCTGACCAACGGCGATGACCCGGCCCTGATGGTATTCCCGACGCATCGCTTGATTCATTCCTTGCCTCGCTTCGACTTCGACACCTTGTGCCAGGGAGCACGTGCGATCTTCGAGGTGAAACCCCTCGAGGGCGCAGTTCGTGAGTGGACGGCAGCCCTCGCGCGCGCAGGCACCAGCAGCGTCTGCGCCGTGGCGCCAGACGGCCGCGCAGCGCTCCTCTGCCTGCGGCCCGATGCAGACCTGGGCAAACACCCCGTGCTCTCCCGCCGACCCGACGTGCTGCGCTCGACGGCGGTGGCGCTGCTTCATGACGGCATCCTCGAGCACCTCTTGGGGATCACTCCTGAGGCCCAAGCCGCCAAGACGAACATCCGCTACCTGCAGGACGCGTCGACGGGCGTCGACATGCTGCGCGCGGGCAAAGGACAAGGGTTGTTCATGCTCAATGCCACGCCCATCCGCACCATTCGCGAAGTCGCCGAGTCCGGCGAGGTCATGCCGCAGAAGTCGACCTTCTTCTACCCCAAGGTCCCAACCGGGTTGCTGATTCACACGCTGAGGCCCGACGTGGCCGTTCGTGCCGGCTGA
- a CDS encoding AgmX/PglI C-terminal domain-containing protein: MKSLVCPSSGNPKRHALGTASRALVLLLLVILPACGEKDALVPKGQSFAELREVRTGVSVTLPGDAARKPYPRERLVDGSRVELTETSLAQLRRDSGARVLIAGPAAFTLRSDSIVFESGKVFVDAPPGVTAAIDTPSGRITAGDVRASMEIAETTRVYVLRGEIDLPQARARAGEQLTLSKEAAQVEPVTAWKDWTGGLATADEAAAPSPYGVGTVGARDPGQRGAPRFPLAIQRLDVSVRIDGDFVVTEVDQRFFNPASKTVEGIYRFRAPEGASIQRFGVDRDGKIAWGRVKESAAASAQYQSNVYAGSTEDPALLEWDGPGAYRARLYPIGPGETRRVVVRYTEWLSRTGDRGERRLYVYPMAASGSEASLPRVENFSLSANFGLARAKDVRVGMKAERRGSEIVIVDHDFVPRSDFFLEMFDDGVEHLTAYRAKHEADLVVLPPDDRPRAREAAAKEAPYILVPVRAQDLPKPEGGLDLAIVVDASAANDVGAMALARAATSALLSHLSKDDRVMLWSGADVLRPLLPDVKQATVVDDKLRERASVAMSVLERGGATDLGGMLAEAARGLDPARRGAVVYIGDGRPTVGELDLEALRERLGALPRPVRVFSLGVGADANLALLAGVSRGGFAERVDDAHGAADVALRVFEHAERPAWLGVSLDLGPNVERVLPKDASTLVAGETTWVVARVTGTLPQKVKLTRATGEATEHRLELRNLEDHGDLRRRWAGLRLEDLLAESAGRAALVDLGMRYGIVTPVTSFYVPTTRELREEQSKLEQTEEDLELEEVAAAEADNKEGGSGTRAKGEEGSMGRPTSASNKRYAVRGPSADESPHIARQSALKDAQEFGMIGLLNTGAGGPPPPAATAAPEAAKAMAAPAEPMAPAAEPAPGATDALTEKSEAKAAASAAVDATTAPWGSDRPMDARDAAQGQSDPGQAAGNAWGGEIGDSFGSGGLGLSGIGEGGGGKGDGIGLGNIGTLGHGAGTGTGQGFGSGHGRLGGSHRTSASLIRSGTVAVTGRLPSEVIQRIMRQNFGRYRLCYEQGLKQRPDLAGDVMLNFRIGPNGEVQTVSTPGSSIPDAAVVNCVGAAIRTLSFPQPEGGMVQVRTKLVFAPGDGPAPSAESTPSNDVTTFIAIGVLPRRVRYCSAAADQPLFERMALWRERLGTNTTPGNAIQVYRRALSLCEAPTWRERRMLLTLMLDALGSVDNRVTAWRLLANDERAQDAFYRGLVSRVRTADDRRRLFAALGLRSANPAQVEEIVDKTADATERVKKLRELRKQYPGDFALALALLDALEDTADTSAARELADSLRRRPDADSNVRTSVGEFYLRLAARDAANKESHEAMAKRAFGEIVEFAPDDPVARRLLGDLLRAHGWYSEARRQYETLERLIPDDPSVPLLLAYAARGEGQLEAAVRFTEKGTRAGAPDASQGPAATSRALAQLFLAWGRDEAKAAKRDKEHATLLARAKNLLSAGAQDPTQARVTLSWAHPELHPMLFTGREKASVPAPEGDVTLGVAQAFTRPGGYVVEVRFEPKDARRAARLGAELVLTVVFGETTANERIVRLPFKVEPGGPPVLRFHIEAGEVTRG; the protein is encoded by the coding sequence ATGAAGTCATTGGTGTGCCCCTCTTCAGGGAATCCGAAGCGTCACGCCCTGGGCACTGCCTCGCGGGCGCTTGTGCTCCTACTGCTGGTCATTCTGCCGGCGTGTGGCGAAAAGGACGCCTTGGTGCCCAAGGGCCAGAGCTTCGCCGAGCTGCGGGAGGTGCGCACTGGCGTGTCGGTGACCCTTCCGGGTGACGCTGCTCGCAAACCTTACCCACGAGAGCGCCTGGTCGACGGCAGCCGGGTCGAGCTGACGGAAACGAGCTTGGCGCAGCTTCGTCGAGACAGTGGCGCAAGGGTGCTGATCGCCGGTCCCGCCGCGTTCACCCTGCGCAGCGACAGCATCGTGTTCGAGTCAGGCAAAGTGTTCGTGGACGCTCCCCCGGGGGTCACGGCTGCGATCGACACACCGAGTGGGCGCATCACCGCGGGCGACGTGCGCGCGAGCATGGAGATCGCGGAGACGACCCGCGTGTACGTGTTGCGCGGCGAGATCGACTTGCCTCAGGCGCGAGCAAGAGCCGGTGAGCAGCTGACGCTCAGCAAGGAAGCTGCCCAGGTAGAGCCGGTAACGGCATGGAAAGACTGGACCGGTGGACTCGCCACCGCTGACGAAGCTGCTGCGCCGAGCCCCTATGGCGTGGGAACCGTCGGCGCGCGTGATCCGGGACAGCGGGGAGCGCCACGCTTTCCCTTGGCCATTCAACGCTTGGACGTTTCTGTGCGCATCGACGGGGACTTCGTCGTCACCGAGGTCGACCAGCGCTTCTTCAACCCTGCATCCAAGACCGTGGAGGGCATCTACCGCTTTCGTGCGCCGGAAGGCGCCAGCATCCAGCGCTTCGGCGTGGATCGTGACGGCAAGATCGCTTGGGGCCGTGTGAAAGAAAGCGCGGCGGCAAGCGCGCAATATCAATCCAACGTGTACGCCGGGTCGACCGAGGATCCAGCGCTGCTGGAGTGGGACGGGCCTGGAGCCTACCGCGCACGTCTGTATCCCATCGGCCCGGGCGAAACTCGCCGCGTGGTCGTGCGCTACACGGAGTGGCTATCCCGAACCGGAGACCGAGGTGAGCGTCGCCTCTACGTCTACCCCATGGCCGCGAGCGGCAGCGAAGCATCGCTGCCTCGCGTCGAGAACTTTTCCCTCTCGGCCAATTTCGGTTTGGCGCGCGCGAAGGACGTACGCGTCGGCATGAAGGCGGAGCGTCGTGGCAGCGAGATCGTGATCGTGGATCACGACTTCGTCCCCCGCTCCGACTTCTTCTTGGAGATGTTCGACGACGGCGTCGAACACCTCACGGCGTATCGTGCCAAGCACGAAGCCGACCTGGTGGTGCTTCCCCCTGACGACCGCCCGCGCGCGCGGGAAGCCGCCGCAAAGGAAGCGCCCTACATTCTGGTGCCTGTTCGCGCCCAGGACTTGCCGAAGCCCGAAGGGGGATTGGATCTGGCAATCGTGGTCGACGCCTCTGCGGCCAACGACGTGGGCGCGATGGCCCTGGCCAGGGCCGCGACAAGTGCGCTGCTGAGTCACCTCTCCAAGGATGACCGCGTCATGCTGTGGTCCGGTGCCGACGTGCTCCGGCCTCTGCTCCCGGACGTGAAGCAGGCCACCGTCGTGGACGACAAGCTGCGCGAGCGGGCGAGCGTCGCGATGTCCGTGCTGGAGCGCGGTGGTGCGACGGACCTGGGAGGCATGCTTGCCGAAGCGGCGCGCGGACTCGATCCCGCGCGGCGCGGCGCCGTGGTGTACATCGGCGACGGGCGACCCACGGTCGGTGAGCTGGACCTGGAGGCCCTGCGCGAGCGACTCGGCGCGCTGCCGCGGCCGGTGCGAGTGTTCTCGCTCGGCGTAGGCGCTGACGCCAATCTCGCTCTGCTTGCGGGAGTGAGTCGCGGTGGCTTCGCCGAGCGCGTGGACGACGCCCACGGCGCGGCAGACGTTGCATTGCGCGTGTTCGAGCACGCCGAACGCCCAGCTTGGCTCGGCGTCTCGTTGGATCTCGGTCCCAATGTGGAACGCGTGCTGCCAAAGGATGCGAGCACCTTGGTTGCCGGCGAGACCACCTGGGTCGTCGCGCGAGTGACTGGCACGCTGCCACAGAAAGTGAAGCTCACGCGAGCGACTGGCGAAGCCACCGAACACCGCCTCGAGCTCCGCAATCTGGAAGATCACGGTGACCTGCGGCGCCGCTGGGCAGGGTTGCGACTCGAAGACCTGTTGGCCGAAAGCGCGGGGCGAGCGGCGTTGGTGGACCTGGGTATGCGCTACGGCATCGTCACTCCCGTTACCTCGTTTTACGTGCCCACGACGCGCGAGCTTCGGGAAGAGCAGTCCAAGCTGGAACAAACAGAAGAAGACTTGGAACTCGAAGAAGTCGCAGCGGCTGAAGCGGACAACAAGGAAGGTGGCAGCGGCACGCGTGCAAAGGGCGAAGAAGGGTCCATGGGTCGGCCCACGAGCGCGAGCAACAAGCGCTACGCGGTGCGCGGTCCGTCTGCCGATGAGTCGCCGCACATCGCGCGCCAATCGGCACTGAAGGACGCGCAAGAGTTCGGCATGATCGGCCTGCTCAATACTGGCGCCGGAGGACCGCCCCCTCCCGCAGCCACGGCGGCGCCCGAAGCTGCCAAAGCAATGGCGGCGCCCGCGGAGCCCATGGCACCCGCCGCCGAGCCCGCGCCGGGCGCCACGGATGCGCTGACGGAGAAGTCGGAGGCGAAGGCGGCGGCGAGCGCTGCGGTGGATGCGACGACGGCACCCTGGGGAAGCGACAGGCCTATGGATGCTCGCGACGCCGCCCAAGGGCAATCGGATCCCGGGCAAGCCGCGGGCAACGCCTGGGGCGGCGAGATCGGAGACAGCTTTGGTTCGGGTGGCCTCGGGCTCTCGGGCATCGGTGAGGGCGGTGGAGGCAAGGGCGACGGCATCGGCCTCGGCAACATCGGGACCCTGGGTCATGGTGCGGGCACGGGCACCGGCCAGGGATTCGGTTCCGGGCACGGACGCCTGGGCGGGAGCCACCGCACCAGCGCGTCCCTCATTCGCAGCGGCACCGTCGCGGTGACAGGCCGGCTGCCCTCGGAAGTAATCCAACGCATCATGCGACAGAACTTCGGACGCTACCGGCTCTGCTACGAGCAAGGGCTGAAGCAGCGCCCCGATCTCGCCGGTGACGTCATGCTGAACTTCCGCATCGGTCCGAATGGAGAAGTGCAGACCGTGTCCACCCCGGGCAGCAGCATCCCCGATGCTGCCGTCGTCAATTGTGTTGGCGCTGCGATCCGCACGCTGAGCTTTCCTCAACCCGAGGGTGGCATGGTGCAGGTGCGCACGAAGTTGGTGTTCGCCCCGGGGGACGGCCCTGCACCGAGCGCGGAGTCCACGCCCAGCAATGACGTGACGACTTTCATAGCCATCGGCGTCCTTCCGCGGCGAGTGCGCTATTGCAGTGCTGCGGCGGATCAACCTCTGTTCGAGCGTATGGCGCTGTGGCGCGAGCGGTTGGGCACCAATACGACGCCCGGCAACGCGATCCAGGTCTATCGTCGAGCGCTTTCTCTGTGTGAAGCGCCCACCTGGCGCGAGCGTCGGATGCTGCTCACGTTGATGCTCGACGCCCTCGGCAGCGTTGACAATCGGGTGACGGCGTGGCGCTTGCTCGCGAACGACGAGCGAGCCCAAGACGCGTTTTATCGTGGGCTCGTGTCACGCGTGCGGACCGCAGACGACCGACGGCGTCTCTTTGCTGCCCTCGGGCTACGCAGCGCGAACCCCGCTCAGGTGGAAGAGATCGTCGACAAGACGGCGGACGCCACGGAGCGAGTGAAGAAGCTGCGTGAGTTGCGTAAGCAGTATCCAGGGGACTTCGCGCTGGCGCTCGCGCTGCTCGACGCACTGGAAGACACGGCAGACACCTCGGCGGCGCGAGAACTGGCCGACAGTCTGCGTAGGCGGCCAGATGCGGATTCCAACGTTCGCACTTCGGTTGGTGAGTTCTATCTCCGACTTGCCGCACGGGATGCCGCCAACAAGGAGAGTCACGAAGCCATGGCCAAGCGCGCTTTCGGCGAGATCGTGGAGTTTGCTCCCGACGATCCCGTCGCTCGGCGCTTGCTCGGGGATCTGTTGCGAGCCCATGGCTGGTACTCCGAGGCGAGGCGCCAGTACGAGACCCTGGAACGGCTCATTCCCGACGACCCCAGCGTGCCGCTGCTACTTGCCTACGCAGCGCGTGGCGAAGGGCAGTTGGAAGCCGCGGTGCGATTCACTGAGAAGGGAACTCGCGCCGGGGCGCCCGACGCTTCCCAAGGCCCAGCGGCAACCAGCCGCGCGCTGGCGCAGCTGTTCTTGGCCTGGGGGCGTGACGAGGCCAAAGCGGCCAAGCGCGACAAGGAACATGCGACGCTGCTGGCACGCGCGAAGAACCTGCTGTCGGCGGGGGCGCAAGATCCGACCCAAGCTCGCGTGACTCTATCTTGGGCGCATCCCGAGCTGCATCCAATGCTGTTCACCGGGCGCGAAAAGGCCAGCGTGCCGGCACCCGAGGGAGACGTGACGCTGGGGGTGGCTCAGGCGTTCACGCGCCCGGGTGGGTACGTCGTGGAGGTACGCTTCGAGCCGAAGGATGCACGACGCGCAGCGCGACTCGGGGCGGAGTTGGTGCTGACGGTCGTGTTCGGGGAGACGACGGCGAACGAGCGCATCGTGCGCCTGCCCTTCAAGGTCGAACCGGGAGGCCCACCCGTCTTGCGCTTCCACATCGAGGCAGGGGAGGTGACCCGTGGCTAA
- a CDS encoding NADP-dependent isocitrate dehydrogenase, giving the protein MTDTPFKIIYTHTDEAPALATYSFLPIIQAYAGVCGVPVETRDISLAGRIVASFSEVLKPEQRVGDALAELGALAQKPEANIIKLPNISASVPQLKAAIQELQSKGYALPAYPDEPSTDAERATKARYDKIKGSAVNPVLREGNSDRRAPKSVKEYARKHPHSMGAWSQDSKTHVSHMSSGDFRSNEKSVTLKNDDTLRIEHVGKDGKATTLKDGLKVQAGEIVDGTFISTRALRSFLAAELDSAKSQGVLFSLHMKATMMKVSDPVIFGHAVTVFFQSVFDQHGAALEAAGANPNNGFGSVLSALDKLPDAARKAVEAAIAADYDRRPDLAMVDSDRGITNLHVPSDVIVDASMPAMIRTSGQMWNKAGKQQDTKAVIPDSSYAGVYQEVISFCKKHGAFDPRTMGTVPNVGLMAQKAEEYGSHDTTFELPSDGSVRVVDGKGNCLLEHTVEAGDIWRMCRVKDAPVRDWVKLAVSRARATGVPAVFWLDESRAHDAELINKVKAYLPDHDTKGLTLEILSPVKATAYTLERLRAGEDTISVTGNVLRDYLTDLFPILELGTSAKMLSIVPLMNGGGLFETGAGGSAPKHVQQFEKENHLRWDSLGEFLALAVSLQHLSEVSGNAGAKVMGDALDAATGKLLENAKSPSRKVHELDNRGSQFYLAMYWAEALAAQKDDTALAAKFAPLAKRFAEHEKQIVEELNGVQGKAMDIGGYYSPDPELAAKAMRPSATFNADLASLG; this is encoded by the coding sequence ATGACGGACACCCCCTTCAAGATCATCTACACCCACACCGACGAAGCCCCAGCTCTCGCGACCTACTCCTTCCTGCCCATCATTCAGGCCTACGCGGGCGTGTGTGGCGTGCCTGTGGAGACCCGGGACATCTCGCTCGCGGGTCGCATCGTGGCTAGCTTCTCCGAGGTGCTGAAGCCCGAGCAGCGCGTCGGGGACGCCCTGGCGGAGTTGGGGGCGCTCGCCCAGAAGCCCGAAGCCAACATCATCAAGCTCCCGAACATCAGCGCGTCGGTGCCGCAGCTCAAGGCCGCAATCCAAGAGCTGCAGTCGAAGGGCTACGCATTGCCTGCGTACCCCGACGAGCCGTCGACGGACGCCGAGCGTGCGACCAAGGCTCGCTACGACAAGATCAAGGGCAGCGCCGTCAATCCCGTGCTGCGCGAGGGCAACTCCGATCGACGCGCGCCGAAGTCGGTCAAAGAGTATGCGCGCAAGCATCCGCACTCCATGGGCGCATGGAGCCAGGACTCCAAGACCCACGTCAGTCACATGTCCAGCGGCGACTTCCGTTCGAACGAGAAGTCGGTGACCCTGAAGAACGACGACACGCTGCGCATCGAGCACGTGGGCAAGGATGGTAAAGCCACGACGCTGAAGGACGGGCTGAAGGTGCAAGCCGGCGAGATCGTCGACGGAACCTTCATCAGCACCCGCGCGCTACGCTCCTTTCTCGCTGCCGAGCTCGACTCCGCCAAGAGCCAGGGCGTGCTCTTTTCCCTGCACATGAAGGCCACGATGATGAAGGTGTCGGACCCGGTCATCTTCGGGCACGCCGTCACGGTCTTCTTCCAGAGCGTGTTCGATCAGCACGGCGCCGCGTTGGAAGCCGCCGGTGCCAATCCCAACAACGGCTTTGGCAGCGTGCTCAGCGCCCTCGACAAGCTACCCGATGCGGCGCGCAAGGCCGTCGAAGCCGCCATCGCCGCGGACTACGACCGTCGGCCGGATCTGGCGATGGTGGACTCGGACCGCGGCATCACCAACCTGCACGTGCCGAGTGACGTCATCGTCGACGCGTCCATGCCCGCGATGATCCGGACCTCGGGACAGATGTGGAACAAGGCCGGCAAGCAGCAGGACACCAAGGCCGTGATCCCGGACAGCTCCTACGCGGGCGTCTATCAAGAGGTCATTTCCTTCTGCAAGAAGCATGGCGCCTTCGATCCGCGCACGATGGGAACCGTGCCGAACGTGGGACTCATGGCGCAGAAGGCGGAGGAGTACGGCTCCCACGACACCACCTTCGAGCTGCCCAGCGACGGCAGCGTGCGCGTGGTCGATGGCAAGGGCAATTGCCTGCTTGAGCACACCGTGGAAGCGGGTGACATCTGGCGCATGTGCCGGGTGAAGGACGCGCCGGTTCGTGACTGGGTGAAGCTCGCCGTGTCGCGCGCGCGGGCCACGGGCGTGCCGGCCGTTTTCTGGCTGGACGAATCCCGTGCCCACGACGCCGAGCTGATCAACAAGGTGAAGGCCTACTTGCCCGATCACGACACCAAGGGATTGACCCTGGAGATCCTGTCGCCGGTCAAAGCCACCGCCTACACTTTGGAGCGCTTGCGCGCAGGCGAGGACACGATTTCCGTCACTGGCAACGTGCTCCGCGACTACCTCACGGACCTCTTTCCGATCCTCGAGCTCGGCACCAGCGCCAAGATGCTCTCCATCGTGCCCTTGATGAACGGCGGTGGCTTGTTCGAAACCGGCGCCGGCGGCTCGGCGCCCAAGCACGTGCAACAGTTCGAGAAAGAGAACCACCTGCGTTGGGACTCCCTGGGTGAGTTCTTGGCCCTCGCCGTCTCCCTCCAGCATCTGAGCGAAGTCAGCGGCAACGCCGGCGCAAAGGTGATGGGCGACGCCCTGGACGCGGCGACGGGCAAGCTGCTCGAAAACGCCAAGTCCCCCTCGCGCAAAGTGCACGAACTCGACAACCGCGGCAGCCAGTTCTACCTCGCGATGTACTGGGCAGAAGCCCTGGCGGCGCAGAAAGACGACACCGCTCTGGCCGCAAAGTTCGCGCCCTTGGCCAAGCGCTTCGCCGAGCACGAGAAGCAAATCGTGGAGGAACTGAACGGCGTACAGGGCAAGGCGATGGATATCGGCGGCTACTACTCGCCCGATCCGGAGCTAGCCGCCAAGGCCATGCGGCCCAGTGCCACCTTCAACGCCGACCTGGCGTCCCTCGGCTAG
- a CDS encoding response regulator transcription factor — MPSALLIQSNGQLDEPLLDQLRLENYDVLQAASGKEGLAAVRAHKPDIVLVDLGLPDMPGTEVCRGIRAEPELAALPVMVLSERGDEIDRVVAFELGADDYVTRPFSTRELLLRIRALLRRSRGGSKNASTLRAGRLEVDLDAHRAKLDERELALTAIEFRLLATLCTHGQRVQSREALLDAVWGADSKASTRTVDAHVKRLREKLGPVRNYVETVRGAGYRFAALDRR; from the coding sequence GTGCCTTCTGCCCTGCTGATACAGAGCAACGGCCAGCTGGATGAGCCGTTGTTGGACCAGCTACGCCTCGAAAACTACGACGTGCTCCAAGCCGCTTCGGGCAAGGAGGGGCTGGCGGCGGTGCGGGCGCACAAGCCGGACATCGTGCTCGTGGATCTGGGGCTGCCTGACATGCCGGGAACGGAGGTTTGCCGAGGCATTCGCGCTGAGCCGGAGCTTGCCGCGCTGCCGGTGATGGTGCTGAGCGAGCGTGGTGACGAGATCGACCGCGTCGTCGCCTTCGAGCTCGGCGCCGACGACTATGTGACCCGGCCTTTCAGCACGCGTGAGCTACTCCTCCGGATTCGCGCTCTGCTGCGCCGAAGCAGAGGCGGCTCGAAGAACGCTTCCACGCTCAGAGCCGGGCGCCTGGAGGTCGATCTCGACGCGCACCGCGCCAAGCTGGACGAGCGCGAGCTTGCGCTGACCGCGATCGAGTTTCGCCTGTTGGCGACCCTTTGCACCCACGGCCAGCGCGTGCAGTCCCGTGAAGCGCTGCTCGACGCCGTCTGGGGCGCGGACAGCAAGGCCTCGACTCGCACGGTGGATGCGCACGTCAAGCGCCTGCGCGAGAAGCTCGGTCCCGTGCGCAACTACGTGGAGACCGTGCGGGGCGCAGGCTATCGCTTCGCTGCTTTGGATCGCCGCTAG